One genomic region from uncultured Subdoligranulum sp. encodes:
- a CDS encoding tyrosine-type recombinase/integrase: protein MQARTMDVPKEIPKRSIRQYVYAEAERLEKRFRTGIDESENTRFEAYAEHWLDRATKRYKASTLAGYRKMLEVAYPTIGGLPLCKIRPMVLDEFAEELRKRPGRGGKPLSENTVHKYLDAVSAVLQDAAKNDILLYNPAHRVERVRVEKVQQRIPQQWEMRKLLQCILQEPLLYRVYYLMALSTGLRRGELCALRWSDLHGGNQVKIQHSRSTVVGQGVLESDTKNHRTRIVVMPQIVFDDLGELFTEQALENNGADWNGLIFQRKGKPVHPNTFSHHLRRLYDRNGFPEEYHLHTMRHFFATYLLEHGTSKQVAADLLGHADTAFLERTYCHPQDICKEEAAGLFDSLLAPAEEEYYDTLQD, encoded by the coding sequence ATGCAGGCGCGCACCATGGATGTCCCCAAGGAGATTCCAAAGCGCAGTATCAGGCAGTATGTCTATGCGGAGGCTGAGCGCCTGGAAAAACGATTCCGCACCGGCATCGACGAAAGTGAAAACACCAGGTTCGAGGCCTACGCGGAGCATTGGCTGGACAGGGCAACCAAGCGATACAAAGCCAGTACGCTGGCCGGTTACCGAAAAATGTTGGAAGTGGCATACCCGACCATCGGCGGTTTGCCGCTGTGCAAGATACGGCCCATGGTCCTGGATGAATTTGCAGAAGAACTGCGCAAGCGGCCCGGGCGGGGCGGCAAGCCTCTGAGCGAAAACACCGTACATAAATATCTGGATGCCGTTTCCGCGGTGCTGCAGGACGCAGCGAAAAATGACATCCTGCTCTACAATCCTGCCCACCGGGTCGAGAGAGTCCGGGTGGAAAAGGTACAGCAGCGTATTCCGCAACAATGGGAGATGCGAAAGCTCCTGCAGTGCATTCTGCAGGAGCCGCTGCTTTATAGAGTGTATTACCTGATGGCCCTCTCCACCGGCCTGCGCCGCGGCGAGCTGTGTGCCCTTCGGTGGAGTGACCTGCACGGCGGGAATCAGGTGAAGATCCAACATTCCCGCAGCACTGTGGTAGGGCAGGGCGTGCTGGAAAGTGACACCAAGAACCACCGCACCCGCATCGTGGTCATGCCGCAGATCGTCTTCGACGATCTGGGAGAGCTGTTCACTGAGCAGGCCCTGGAAAATAACGGAGCCGACTGGAACGGGCTGATTTTCCAGCGAAAAGGCAAGCCGGTACACCCCAATACTTTCAGTCACCATCTGCGGCGGCTGTATGACCGGAACGGTTTTCCCGAGGAATACCACCTGCATACCATGCGGCATTTCTTCGCCACCTATCTGCTGGAACACGGAACCAGCAAGCAGGTGGCAGCCGACCTGCTGGGACACGCAGATACCGCCTTTCTGGAACGAACCTACTGCCATCCGCAGGATATCTGCAAAGAGGAGGCTGCCGGGTTGTTTGATTCTCTGCTGGCACCGGCAGAGGAAGAATACTACGACACTTTGCAGGACTAA
- a CDS encoding site-specific integrase, whose protein sequence is MASIRKRGQNSYLIVVSRGYDYEGNRLKAAQKTVHPPKDLTPGQCKKWLNEQAVLFEREVRHDPQPVNHAMTLAAYTEHWLRDIAPGKLAASTYSRDQQDIRRILPALGHYKLTDLRKETIRAFYEAMRSEPKLTDGQPLSERSVEGLHNTLCSILSGAVDESYLTHNPAWRVYKPKGVRKERPVADEETVQKLIAALETQSMKYEVYFKLVLATGMRRGEACGLRWSDIDWRHRTIHVQRTVVKLSGQKIFTKEPKTASGNRRVYISKEMCKLLKAWRQECAWQMEQADGQTLTEEDYLFRQPSGDPMVPTTFTFRFKKILKENGLPQNLSVHSLRHTNASLLIAQGVDVRTVAGLLGHSQPSTTLDIYAHAFDKTKREAQEKLGKVMGL, encoded by the coding sequence ATGGCAAGCATCCGAAAACGAGGACAAAACAGTTATCTCATTGTAGTATCCCGCGGCTACGATTACGAAGGGAACCGGCTGAAAGCCGCACAGAAAACAGTACATCCACCGAAAGATCTCACGCCTGGCCAGTGCAAAAAATGGCTGAACGAACAGGCTGTTCTGTTCGAGCGGGAAGTACGGCATGACCCACAACCCGTGAACCATGCCATGACGCTGGCAGCGTATACCGAACATTGGCTGCGGGATATCGCCCCAGGCAAGCTGGCAGCCAGCACCTATTCCCGTGACCAACAGGATATCCGGCGCATCCTGCCAGCACTGGGGCATTACAAACTGACCGACCTGCGCAAGGAAACCATCCGTGCCTTCTACGAAGCCATGCGCTCAGAGCCTAAACTGACGGATGGACAGCCGCTATCGGAACGGTCCGTGGAGGGACTGCACAACACACTGTGCAGCATCTTGTCCGGTGCCGTGGATGAAAGCTACCTGACCCATAACCCAGCCTGGCGGGTGTACAAACCCAAAGGCGTGCGCAAAGAGCGCCCGGTGGCCGACGAGGAAACGGTGCAGAAGCTGATCGCCGCTCTGGAAACACAAAGCATGAAATATGAAGTGTACTTCAAATTGGTACTGGCCACAGGGATGCGCCGCGGCGAAGCCTGCGGATTACGCTGGTCTGATATTGACTGGAGGCACCGGACCATCCATGTGCAGCGGACGGTGGTCAAACTCAGCGGACAAAAGATCTTTACCAAGGAGCCGAAAACCGCAAGCGGCAACCGGAGGGTGTACATCAGCAAAGAGATGTGCAAACTGTTGAAAGCGTGGAGGCAGGAATGTGCATGGCAGATGGAACAGGCAGACGGGCAGACCCTGACGGAGGAAGATTACCTCTTCCGGCAGCCGAGCGGCGATCCCATGGTACCCACGACCTTTACCTTCCGCTTCAAGAAAATCCTCAAGGAAAATGGGCTGCCTCAAAACTTATCTGTCCACAGCCTGCGCCATACCAACGCCAGCCTGCTCATTGCCCAGGGCGTGGATGTCCGCACCGTTGCAGGACTGCTTGGTCACTCCCAGCCCAGTACCACACTGGATATCTATGCCCATGCCTTTGATAAAACCAAGCGAGAGGCACAGGAAAAGCTGGGAAAGGTGATGGGGCTATAA
- a CDS encoding GNAT family N-acetyltransferase, with the protein MEFCKEPGRIFATDETGKLLAEVTFPEQEGIAVINHTFVDGSLRGQGVAGQLLRAVADTLRQDGRKARATCSYAIHWFETHPEEQDLLV; encoded by the coding sequence ATGGAGTTTTGCAAAGAACCGGGCCGGATTTTTGCCACGGATGAAACGGGGAAACTGCTGGCAGAAGTAACCTTCCCGGAACAGGAGGGCATTGCTGTCATCAACCATACCTTTGTGGACGGTTCTCTGCGGGGACAGGGGGTTGCCGGACAGCTTCTGCGTGCAGTGGCCGATACTCTGCGCCAGGATGGCCGCAAGGCCCGGGCCACCTGTTCCTACGCCATACACTGGTTTGAGACTCATCCCGAGGAGCAGGATCTGTTGGTATAA
- a CDS encoding ribbon-helix-helix protein, CopG family has protein sequence MAQEDKFIVPQRKPAVGKSTVVSVRLPDTMLAKLEDVASKTGRSRNELVQMCIDYALARLEITEE, from the coding sequence ATGGCGCAGGAGGATAAATTTATTGTGCCGCAGCGCAAACCCGCGGTAGGAAAGTCCACGGTGGTATCGGTGCGGCTGCCCGACACCATGCTGGCGAAGCTGGAGGACGTAGCGTCCAAAACAGGCCGTTCCCGCAATGAGCTTGTGCAGATGTGCATCGACTATGCGCTGGCCCGGCTGGAGATCACCGAAGAATAA
- a CDS encoding SLOG family protein: protein MDKRAQTCCFTGHRHLPAGEEEAIWQRVQEHLIPLLEQGVRYFGVGGALGFDTLVAEKLLELRGQYPQIRVILVLPFRGYQSRWTAAQQARAARIESRVDKVVYCCDAPSREAFLARDRYLVNGSAYCIGYCTRTTGGTAYTLRYAEKQGLQIWNAILP from the coding sequence ATGGACAAACGCGCACAAACTTGCTGCTTTACCGGCCATCGTCATCTGCCTGCCGGGGAGGAGGAAGCCATCTGGCAGCGGGTGCAGGAACATCTGATTCCTCTGCTGGAGCAGGGTGTCCGCTATTTCGGGGTAGGCGGCGCACTGGGGTTTGATACTCTGGTCGCGGAAAAACTGCTGGAACTGCGTGGGCAGTATCCGCAAATTCGGGTGATTCTGGTGCTGCCGTTCCGCGGCTACCAAAGCCGCTGGACAGCGGCCCAGCAGGCCCGCGCTGCGCGGATTGAATCCCGGGTCGATAAGGTGGTCTACTGCTGCGACGCCCCCAGCCGTGAGGCCTTTCTGGCCCGCGACCGGTATCTGGTGAACGGCTCGGCCTACTGCATCGGTTACTGTACGAGAACTACCGGCGGTACGGCGTATACACTGCGGTATGCGGAAAAGCAGGGATTGCAGATATGGAATGCCATACTTCCATGA
- a CDS encoding DNA cytosine methyltransferase: MPNYLDLFAGAGGLSEGFLQAGYTPVAHIEMDGAACYTLKTRVAAKWLKDNGQEAVYNDYLNEKYSRNEFYSHVPEEELSSVLQREISQESLPEIFSRIDERLGKRELDLIVGGPPCQAYSLAGRSRSKTKMRGDKRNYLYKLYAEFLKRYTPKFFVFENVTGLLSAKDEDGKPHFEKMRDLFCECGYSTNFRVLNAKDYGVLQNRKRIILVGKRNGEEDYYPKLMQIHTDCVVGEIFGDLPHLHAGEGSPKPTPTLHYEGKYLYEAGIKREDLQPVTLHYARPNTEQDLEIYRLAVKRWTQDHQRIRYTDLPENLKTQKNTESFLDRFKVVAADEKVSQTVVAHICKDGHYYIHPDIEQNRSLTPREAARLQTFPDDYFFECIRGGFSRTTAYKQIGNAVPVRLAYCIAQALLSEFEEE, translated from the coding sequence ATGCCAAACTATCTGGACTTGTTTGCAGGAGCAGGTGGTCTGTCAGAAGGATTCCTTCAAGCCGGATATACTCCTGTTGCCCATATAGAAATGGACGGAGCGGCCTGCTATACTCTGAAAACCCGCGTAGCAGCAAAATGGCTGAAAGACAATGGTCAGGAAGCCGTGTACAACGATTATCTCAATGAAAAGTACAGCAGAAACGAATTCTATTCCCATGTACCTGAAGAAGAGCTGTCCAGTGTATTGCAACGCGAGATTTCCCAAGAAAGCCTCCCTGAAATCTTCTCCCGTATTGATGAAAGACTGGGAAAACGCGAGCTCGACTTAATTGTTGGAGGGCCGCCCTGCCAGGCCTATTCCCTGGCTGGTCGTTCTCGTTCCAAAACAAAGATGCGGGGAGACAAGCGTAACTATTTATATAAACTTTACGCTGAGTTTCTGAAACGGTATACTCCCAAGTTTTTTGTCTTTGAGAATGTTACCGGTCTGCTTTCTGCAAAGGATGAGGATGGAAAACCTCATTTCGAGAAGATGCGGGATTTGTTCTGTGAATGCGGGTACTCAACCAATTTTAGGGTGTTGAATGCCAAAGACTATGGCGTACTGCAAAACCGTAAACGAATTATACTTGTTGGCAAGAGAAATGGTGAGGAAGACTATTACCCGAAGCTCATGCAAATTCATACTGACTGTGTGGTAGGTGAAATTTTTGGCGACTTGCCGCATTTGCACGCAGGAGAGGGTTCGCCCAAGCCTACACCAACGCTGCACTATGAGGGAAAGTATCTCTACGAGGCAGGAATCAAAAGAGAAGATTTGCAACCTGTTACGCTGCACTATGCCCGACCGAATACTGAACAGGATTTGGAAATTTACAGATTGGCAGTAAAACGCTGGACACAGGATCATCAGCGAATCAGGTATACAGATTTGCCGGAAAATTTAAAGACGCAGAAAAACACCGAATCTTTTCTGGATCGCTTTAAGGTGGTGGCGGCAGACGAAAAAGTGTCTCAGACGGTAGTCGCTCATATATGTAAAGACGGACATTACTATATTCATCCGGACATAGAGCAAAACCGCTCCCTTACGCCACGTGAAGCGGCCAGACTGCAAACCTTCCCGGATGACTATTTCTTTGAGTGCATCAGAGGAGGTTTCTCCAGAACAACGGCCTATAAACAGATTGGCAATGCTGTTCCTGTTCGCCTTGCATATTGTATCGCACAGGCACTCCTGTCGGAATTTGAAGAAGAATAA
- a CDS encoding very short patch repair endonuclease — MADRLTREKRSWNMSHIRSKDTGIEVKVRKFLFSKGYRYRKNDSKLPGKPDIVLPKYKTVIFVHGCYWHRHPGCKNCTTPSTNTDFWIQKFNKNVQNDILHKQQLEESGWHVITLWECEIEHNFEKTMDSVLQDLTRQLNNQPG, encoded by the coding sequence ATGGCAGACAGATTAACTCGTGAGAAACGCAGCTGGAATATGTCCCATATTCGCAGTAAAGATACCGGAATTGAAGTAAAAGTTCGGAAGTTCCTGTTTTCAAAGGGCTATCGATACAGGAAAAATGATTCAAAACTTCCCGGAAAGCCGGATATTGTTCTGCCAAAATATAAAACAGTTATATTTGTCCACGGCTGTTACTGGCATCGGCACCCGGGGTGTAAAAATTGCACGACGCCTTCCACCAACACAGATTTCTGGATTCAGAAGTTCAACAAAAATGTTCAAAACGACATTCTGCACAAGCAGCAGCTGGAAGAATCCGGCTGGCATGTTATTACTTTGTGGGAATGCGAGATTGAGCATAATTTCGAAAAAACAATGGATTCCGTTCTGCAGGACCTGACCCGTCAGCTCAACAATCAGCCCGGGTAA
- a CDS encoding AIPR family protein has protein sequence MDVNEFRTEILEEIHLNATMNGTSPREEFLAMYTEALIDAEEFEDFEQVPYEGVGSQNRRIQIDGYCYNELDDCLDIAVCPFRDSTEAESLTATEADTWFRRARAFVENAQSGFLQKNAEESSPGYGLAVDIQNRYKNVTRFRFFIMTDMVMSNRIREIPATHIGQATAEYHIWDIARLQELMSSKTGKEDIVIDLKQFSDEGIPCLPAGETEEYTAYLCSIPGKILAELYNRYGGRLLEGNVRSFLSVKGKINKGIRNTILNEPSMFFAYNNGIAATAYNVEIEHRESASWITGITALQIVNGGQTTASLAAALTNDRSRANDLRDVYVPMKLSVVSPEKAMELIPNIARYANKQNKVSDADFFSNHAFHVRMEDLSRRTLAPAVKGNQFGTCWYYERTRGQYKQQQARMSAAEKKRFLARNPKPQMFTKTDLAKFYNTWRQLPWQVCSGAQKNFMRFAEWASSEWDKHESSFNEEFFKKVVGLDILYRSTDRIVKNAPWYEMGYKAQVVTYTIAELFRLIEKETDRTFDFRTLWNRQEISHATELQLEELAEAMYNHLISPDRGVQNVTEWAKREACWIEAKKLHLNLREDFKQELIWKTEQKNRESDARSIQKQLNQAGAMIKVAEYGADGWKKVLAWGLDAKIFTPMEISLLKTAVAMENGKFPSERQCARILQILEKARMESYPG, from the coding sequence ATGGATGTTAACGAGTTTCGGACTGAAATTCTCGAAGAAATTCATCTGAATGCAACGATGAATGGAACCAGTCCCCGTGAGGAATTTCTGGCCATGTATACAGAGGCACTTATTGATGCCGAAGAGTTTGAAGACTTTGAGCAGGTGCCTTATGAAGGAGTTGGCAGTCAGAACCGGAGAATTCAGATAGACGGATACTGCTACAATGAACTGGATGACTGTCTGGATATTGCCGTTTGCCCGTTTCGTGACAGTACGGAAGCGGAGTCGCTGACAGCGACAGAGGCCGATACATGGTTCCGTCGAGCGCGCGCTTTTGTAGAAAATGCGCAATCCGGTTTTCTGCAAAAAAATGCCGAGGAAAGTTCCCCGGGCTATGGTCTTGCGGTTGATATTCAGAACAGATATAAAAATGTTACCCGGTTCCGTTTCTTTATCATGACTGATATGGTCATGAGCAATCGAATCCGTGAAATTCCGGCAACGCACATCGGACAGGCAACAGCAGAGTACCATATCTGGGATATTGCCCGTCTGCAGGAATTGATGTCCTCCAAAACCGGCAAGGAAGATATTGTTATTGACCTGAAACAATTCAGTGATGAGGGAATTCCCTGCCTGCCTGCAGGTGAAACCGAAGAATACACAGCCTATCTGTGCTCCATTCCCGGAAAGATCCTTGCCGAGTTGTACAACCGGTATGGCGGACGTCTGCTGGAAGGTAACGTCCGGTCATTTCTCTCTGTAAAGGGAAAAATCAACAAGGGCATTCGCAATACGATTCTGAATGAACCGAGTATGTTCTTTGCCTACAACAACGGTATCGCTGCCACAGCATACAACGTCGAAATTGAACACAGAGAAAGTGCTTCCTGGATTACAGGAATTACTGCTTTGCAGATTGTTAACGGCGGCCAGACAACCGCTTCACTGGCTGCAGCTTTGACAAATGACCGCAGCAGAGCCAATGATTTGCGGGATGTTTATGTTCCCATGAAACTTTCCGTAGTGTCACCGGAAAAGGCAATGGAACTGATCCCGAATATTGCCCGATATGCCAACAAGCAAAACAAGGTGAGCGATGCAGACTTTTTCTCCAATCATGCATTTCATGTACGCATGGAGGATCTTTCGCGTCGTACCCTTGCTCCGGCTGTCAAAGGAAATCAGTTTGGCACTTGCTGGTATTATGAACGCACCCGCGGACAGTACAAACAGCAGCAGGCCCGCATGAGCGCAGCCGAGAAAAAACGTTTTCTGGCGCGAAATCCGAAACCCCAAATGTTTACCAAAACAGACCTGGCAAAGTTTTACAATACATGGAGACAGCTCCCCTGGCAAGTCTGCTCCGGTGCACAAAAGAACTTTATGCGGTTTGCAGAATGGGCAAGCAGTGAGTGGGACAAACATGAATCGTCTTTTAATGAGGAGTTTTTCAAAAAGGTTGTCGGACTGGATATTTTGTACCGGTCGACAGACCGAATTGTTAAAAATGCCCCATGGTATGAAATGGGCTACAAAGCACAGGTTGTAACCTATACCATTGCAGAGCTTTTCAGGCTGATTGAAAAGGAAACAGACAGAACATTTGATTTCCGAACCCTGTGGAACCGGCAGGAAATAAGCCATGCCACAGAGCTTCAGCTGGAAGAACTTGCAGAAGCAATGTATAATCATCTGATTTCCCCGGATCGAGGTGTTCAGAACGTAACAGAATGGGCCAAGCGGGAGGCCTGCTGGATCGAGGCGAAAAAACTGCATCTCAATCTGAGAGAAGATTTTAAACAGGAACTGATTTGGAAAACAGAACAGAAAAACAGAGAATCTGATGCCCGTTCCATTCAGAAGCAGTTGAATCAGGCTGGTGCCATGATTAAGGTTGCTGAGTATGGAGCGGACGGCTGGAAAAAGGTCCTTGCGTGGGGCCTGGACGCCAAAATATTTACACCGATGGAGATATCACTTTTAAAAACCGCTGTTGCAATGGAGAACGGAAAATTCCCGTCGGAAAGACAATGTGCCAGGATTCTTCAGATTCTGGAAAAGGCACGAATGGAGAGTTACCCGGGCTGA
- a CDS encoding PD-(D/E)XK motif protein, whose protein sequence is MTDAKQAFSELKEDAGFRRVDAVHVLNLYYGYDPQGRATLLLVSSTQPQELRSSRIISAEAGKRKDGKWALSFALQRQEYKDLFYSFCNDMVESSRGLKLEHNGAEFLCKRYCDWQQMMAQASIQILSKAEIKGLAGEMLFLLEYMIPKYGCQQALDAWTGPARGDQDFITAESWYEIKTVSSGTEEIRISSAEQLDRNDEGYLVVQFMDTTGADDPKGITLNGLYEKICACLETDVQRKQFAALLWQQGFAVQTAYDKIAFRPGKRQYFQVNADFPCIRQDSLPLGVSGVNYLLSLSAIASFKKEQEHGC, encoded by the coding sequence ATGACGGATGCAAAGCAGGCTTTTTCTGAACTGAAAGAGGATGCCGGTTTTCGAAGAGTAGACGCCGTACATGTGCTGAATTTGTATTACGGCTATGATCCGCAGGGGCGCGCCACACTGCTTCTCGTAAGCAGCACACAACCCCAGGAGCTCCGCTCGTCCCGCATTATTTCTGCCGAGGCAGGAAAGCGCAAGGATGGAAAATGGGCACTTTCTTTTGCATTGCAACGGCAGGAATACAAAGACCTGTTTTACAGCTTTTGCAACGACATGGTTGAATCTTCCCGCGGATTAAAACTGGAACACAACGGAGCCGAGTTTCTCTGCAAGCGCTACTGCGACTGGCAGCAAATGATGGCACAGGCAAGTATCCAGATTCTGAGCAAAGCCGAAATAAAGGGACTGGCGGGAGAAATGCTTTTCCTTCTGGAATACATGATACCGAAGTACGGGTGCCAGCAGGCATTGGATGCCTGGACAGGGCCGGCCCGTGGCGACCAGGATTTTATAACGGCGGAAAGCTGGTATGAAATTAAAACGGTATCAAGCGGAACGGAAGAAATCCGCATTTCTTCTGCTGAACAGCTGGATCGAAATGATGAAGGATATCTGGTTGTACAGTTTATGGATACGACCGGAGCAGATGATCCGAAAGGTATCACACTGAACGGACTGTATGAAAAAATCTGTGCCTGTCTTGAAACAGATGTGCAGCGCAAGCAGTTTGCCGCCCTTTTGTGGCAACAGGGATTTGCTGTCCAGACTGCCTATGACAAAATTGCATTCCGTCCGGGAAAACGACAGTATTTTCAGGTGAATGCAGACTTTCCCTGCATAAGACAGGATTCTTTGCCGCTGGGCGTATCCGGTGTGAACTACCTGCTTTCGCTTTCGGCAATTGCTTCATTCAAAAAGGAACAGGAACATGGATGTTAA
- a CDS encoding Z1 domain-containing protein: protein MTKNQDSMISYVLKYLSDKEKITEATIQDAVKLFLSIVPLNDSEQTEVIKELQARLQIDIDRGVYITAKDHKPWYADAKADIEPLFWERYVQYLQNECGWVPKVITEMDRFSDELMDLLGNPGQETGFSVRGLCIGNVQSGKTANYIALMNKAADAGYRVIILLTGTIEKLRKQTQQRVDEGFTGLDSKALTKDRDSVRVGVGLNDARVSGFAVTSTMSDFNTSSAQKIVGRLDAIHDPIVFVLKKNKSVLEKLERWLRVCNTTRTKKTIDLPMLLIDDEADNASINTKDKENPTAINAAIRKLLALFSKANYVGFTATPYANIFIDPETDDKMIAEDLFPRDFIYALKAPTNYIGADRIFLEGGDCSFMLHENDDCEEYLPIRHKSGAVPAGKLPESMLEAIAAFFLANAVRDLRGDVKSHRTMMINISRFIAVQEAITSQVDELVRTMLREIRNYYRAGEQAMEYDTFRLLRKTWDKYYAPMETIDFEWPDIQEALHAAVAAVEVRTINGGNASKYLNYDEYDKGLRLIAVGGLSLSRGLTLEGLCISYFYRNSQMYDTLMQMGRWFGYRSHYEDLCQIWMPATSMSWYAYITEATNELLSEVNRMKLLNMTPKDFGLCVRSDQAALMVTARNKMRSAQDYTMTLSLNGRVVETPFLDSTLQVEQDNLRATENLLSELQKAYPLEKDDAGLALKAPQFRNVKKDYIIEYLSTYNTHPLNFDFHAEDFVKILREDKGPDLDKWDVMIASGKGEERKLEGIPVRTVQRIFDYKAKQHAFQMSGKGSRLGSRDAGKGGLTSDTVEKIEKALHRIEPEKKNLSQADYFKTGIRRNPLLVIYPVQLKAEPGTEKEKLAQKAPVPLIGLSIGIPRVDGQEDKKYNYKINVVKWKELYEVEHGEDLDEQDSTIPEE from the coding sequence ATGACTAAAAATCAGGATTCAATGATTTCCTATGTGCTGAAGTATTTGTCAGACAAGGAAAAAATCACCGAGGCTACGATTCAGGATGCCGTAAAACTCTTTCTCTCCATTGTTCCTTTGAATGACAGTGAGCAGACGGAAGTCATCAAGGAATTACAGGCACGGCTCCAGATCGATATTGATCGGGGCGTATACATTACCGCAAAGGATCACAAACCATGGTACGCGGATGCCAAAGCCGATATTGAACCGCTGTTTTGGGAGCGCTATGTGCAATACCTGCAGAACGAATGCGGATGGGTGCCAAAGGTCATTACGGAGATGGATCGTTTCTCTGACGAACTGATGGACCTGCTTGGAAACCCCGGTCAGGAAACAGGATTTTCTGTCAGAGGGTTATGCATCGGTAATGTCCAGTCCGGCAAAACGGCCAACTACATCGCACTGATGAACAAGGCAGCAGATGCGGGCTACCGTGTAATTATTCTTCTGACCGGAACCATTGAAAAACTTCGCAAACAAACACAGCAGCGTGTTGACGAAGGATTCACAGGTCTGGACAGCAAGGCTCTTACAAAAGACAGGGACAGTGTACGAGTTGGCGTGGGGCTGAATGATGCCAGGGTAAGCGGTTTTGCCGTCACATCAACCATGAGCGATTTTAACACCTCTTCCGCACAGAAAATTGTTGGACGCTTGGACGCCATACACGATCCCATCGTATTTGTTCTGAAGAAAAACAAAAGTGTGCTTGAAAAGCTGGAGCGCTGGCTTCGAGTATGTAACACGACCAGAACAAAAAAGACAATTGATCTTCCCATGCTCCTTATTGACGACGAGGCAGACAACGCCTCCATCAATACAAAGGACAAAGAAAATCCGACCGCCATCAATGCCGCTATCCGAAAGTTGCTGGCACTGTTCTCAAAAGCAAACTACGTTGGTTTTACCGCTACACCTTATGCGAATATCTTTATTGACCCGGAAACCGACGATAAAATGATTGCAGAGGATCTGTTCCCGAGAGATTTTATTTATGCGCTGAAAGCTCCGACCAACTATATTGGTGCAGATCGCATCTTCCTGGAAGGAGGAGATTGCAGCTTCATGCTCCACGAGAATGACGATTGTGAGGAATATCTTCCGATTCGGCATAAAAGCGGAGCTGTCCCGGCCGGGAAATTGCCGGAAAGTATGCTGGAGGCAATTGCAGCCTTTTTCCTGGCTAATGCCGTGCGGGATTTGCGAGGCGATGTCAAATCTCATCGGACGATGATGATCAATATTTCCCGTTTCATTGCAGTACAGGAAGCTATCACAAGTCAGGTGGATGAGCTGGTCCGAACCATGCTGCGGGAGATCCGAAATTATTATCGCGCGGGCGAACAGGCTATGGAGTATGATACGTTCCGGCTGCTGCGCAAAACTTGGGACAAATATTATGCTCCGATGGAAACCATTGACTTTGAGTGGCCTGACATTCAGGAAGCTTTGCACGCAGCCGTGGCCGCTGTGGAAGTTCGAACCATCAATGGAGGCAATGCTTCCAAATACCTGAATTATGATGAATATGACAAAGGATTGCGCCTCATTGCGGTGGGCGGGCTGAGCCTCTCCCGCGGCCTCACGCTGGAAGGGCTGTGCATCAGCTACTTCTATCGGAATTCCCAGATGTATGACACACTGATGCAGATGGGGCGCTGGTTTGGATACCGGAGTCACTATGAGGATCTCTGCCAAATCTGGATGCCTGCAACATCCATGTCCTGGTACGCCTATATCACCGAGGCAACCAACGAACTGCTTTCGGAAGTCAACCGGATGAAGCTGCTCAATATGACCCCGAAAGATTTCGGCCTGTGCGTCCGCAGTGACCAGGCGGCATTGATGGTAACTGCGCGAAACAAGATGCGTTCCGCGCAAGATTATACGATGACACTCAGCCTGAACGGGCGTGTAGTGGAAACACCATTTCTGGACAGCACTCTGCAAGTTGAACAGGACAATCTGAGAGCGACAGAAAACCTCCTTTCCGAGTTGCAAAAAGCATACCCGCTCGAAAAAGATGACGCTGGTCTGGCGCTGAAGGCCCCGCAGTTCCGGAATGTCAAAAAGGACTATATTATTGAATATCTCTCTACCTACAATACACACCCGCTGAATTTTGATTTCCACGCAGAGGATTTTGTCAAAATTCTGCGGGAGGACAAGGGACCTGACCTTGACAAATGGGATGTCATGATTGCATCAGGCAAAGGCGAGGAAAGAAAACTCGAGGGAATTCCGGTACGAACAGTTCAGCGAATCTTTGATTACAAGGCAAAGCAACACGCCTTTCAGATGTCAGGAAAAGGTTCACGTCTGGGCAGCCGCGACGCAGGTAAAGGTGGACTGACCAGTGATACTGTAGAAAAAATCGAGAAGGCATTGCATCGCATCGAGCCGGAGAAGAAGAATCTCTCGCAGGCAGATTATTTCAAGACCGGTATCAGGAGAAATCCGCTGCTCGTGATTTATCCTGTTCAGTTGAAGGCTGAACCGGGGACGGAGAAGGAAAAACTGGCTCAAAAAGCGCCAGTTCCCCTGATCGGCCTGAGTATAGGTATTCCGAGAGTGGATGGACAGGAAGATAAAAAATACAATTATAAAATTAATGTAGTCAAATGGAAAGAACTGTATGAAGTTGAACACGGCGAAGATCTGGATGAGCAGGACAGTACAATTCCGGAGGAATAA